From the genome of Bacteroidota bacterium, one region includes:
- a CDS encoding GNAT family N-acetyltransferase — translation MKIEMMTPADDVGMLSKGKVIDFLYEHLDEYGDKKEHIGKALDYALNPYPMAGGFILNYLLSEEIIGSVVVNKTGMKGYIPENVLVYIAVHRDHRGKGIGKKLMNRALETASGDIALHVERDNPARFLYEKLGFQNPYLEMRYYRNGHQKKK, via the coding sequence ATGAAAATTGAAATGATGACTCCGGCAGATGACGTAGGCATGCTGTCGAAAGGCAAAGTAATTGATTTTTTGTATGAACATCTCGATGAATATGGTGATAAGAAGGAGCACATTGGAAAGGCCCTTGATTATGCTCTGAATCCGTATCCCATGGCGGGTGGATTTATTTTGAACTATCTGCTAAGCGAGGAAATCATTGGTTCCGTGGTAGTGAATAAAACGGGGATGAAGGGTTATATTCCTGAGAATGTATTGGTATATATTGCTGTTCACCGTGACCACCGGGGAAAAGGCATAGGCAAAAAGCTCATGAACAGAGCTTTAGAAACCGCTTCAGGTGATATTGCCCTGCATGTGGAAAGAGATAATCCCGCCCGTTTCTTATATGAAAAGCTTGGATTCCAGAATCCTTATCTTGAGATGAGGTATTATCGCAACGGTCACCAAAAGAAAAAATAA